The genomic segment CGGGCAGACCGCCACGGACTCCTTCACGTCCTCGTGGTGCGCGGCCTCCGGCCGGTCGACGAGGATCCGGACGATGCCGTCGTCGTCCTGGTCGAAGACCGCCGGGGCCGCCAGAACACACTGCCCGGACGCGACACACTTGGGCTGGTCGACTTTGACACGCATGCGCTTCTCGATTCTGTGGTCGGTACTACCAGGTGACGGGCAGTTCGTAGACGCCGTAGATGACGCCGTCGTGCTTGAAGCGGAGCTCGTCGACCCCGGCGGCCAGGGCCAGGGTGGGGATGCGCCGGTAGAGGGTGCTGTAGACGACCTGGAGTTCCACGCGGGCCAGCGGCTGGCCGAGGCACTGGTGGACGCCGAACCCGAAGGCGACGTGGCGGCGGGCGTCGCGGGTGAGGTCGAGCCGGTCGGGGTCGGCGAAGAGCTCCGGATCGCGGTTGGCGATGTCCGTGGCGCAGATCACGCCGTCCCCGGCGCGGAGGGTGACGCCGCCGACCTCGATGTCCTCCAGCGCCACGCGCAGGCGGCCGGAATGGACGATGGTCAGGTAGCGCAGCAGCTCCTCCACCGTCGCGGCGATCAGCTTGGGGTCGTCGCTGTCGCGGAGCAGGGCGAGCTGGTCCGGGTGCTGCAGCAGGGCGACGGTGCCCAGCGCGATCATGTTCGCGGTGGTCTCGTGGCCCGCGGCGAGCAGGAGCGAGCCCATCTCGGCGGCCTCGCGCGCCGTCAGCTCCCCGGTGGCCACGCGCTTGGTGGCCAGATCGGACAGGATGTCGTCTCCCGGCTCGGCCAGCTTGTCGGCCAGCAGGCCCTGGAGGTAGTCGATGAGCGCCTCGGAGGCGGCGATCACCTCTTGGGGATCACCGTTGCGGCGGACCAGGACCTTGGTGTGCTTCTGGAAGAAGTCGTGCTTGTCGTAGGGCACCCCGAGCAGTTCGCAGATCACCAGGCTGGGCAGTGGCAGGGCGAACGCTTCGACCAGGTCCACGGGTCCGGGGGCGGCCAGCATGGTGTCGAGCAGGTCGTCGACGATCTTCTGGATCGCGGGCCGCATCGCCTCCACCTTCTTGATCGCGAAGGGGGCCGTCACCATCCGGCGCAGCCGGGCGTGGCCGGGGTCGTCCATGGTGATGAAGGTCTGGCGGGTCTCGGCCCTGGCCTTCGCCCCGGCGTCGCGGTGGGGATACCCGGGCCGGGTGGGGTCGGCGCTGATGCGCGGGTCGCCCAGCAGGGCGCGCACCTGGTCGTGGCGGGTGATCAGCCAGGGGTTGCTGCCGTCCCACAGGCGCACCCGGGAGACGGGCTCGCCGTTCCGCTGTTCCCGCAGCGCGGGGGGCGGATCGAACGGGCAGCCGGATGCCCTGGCCATCGGAAATTCGGGGTGGGGGGTCGGCGTCGTCGCGGTCGTGGTCACGGTCTCGGTCATGCCTGCCTCCTCGGCAGAAGGACGTCGGACGGAATCCCTCGCGGAACTGGGCCGTGTCTGAGGCGCGAAATCGGGCGCCCTGGACACGGAACTACATGCCCGGGACACGGAACTAGGTGCCTGGGGCAACGATATTGGCGGAGATCACTCCGTCAACAGAGCCCGGGGATTCGCCATCGCTATCCGGCCACCCGTTGATCAAGCGGGATGTCCGACTCTGCGCGCATTGACGCGGGGGGACCGGCCGCGACGGGCGGGGCCGGCGCGACGGGGTCCGTCAGCCGATTTGGCCTGGACTCGGACCCGGACGAGCCCCGCACGCGTCGTACCGGGACCGCCCCGCCGTACGCTTCCCGGGGCCCGAGCGGCCCACGCCCGGGCTGCCCATAGGCTGCGCCCATGCGGAAGCCGATCCACCCGTCCCCCGCGCGCGAGCTCGCGCCGCACGAGCGCCTCCTGCTGGGCAATTCCCTGGTCACCGCCTTGGACACGGCCGATCCCGAGGCCTGGATCGACCTCGACCGGCGGATCCGCGCGACCACCGGGAGGGGAGACGAGAGCACACCGCCCGGCGCCCCCACCGCGAGCGCAACGCCCGGCGCCCCCTCCGCGAGTCCCGGCACCGGGAGTTCCGTAGCCCCCGGCCGCCGCCTCGCCCCGGACTGGGACGAGAGCGCCCGGGACGTGACCTGGTCGGTCTTCCCGCCGTCCGAGCCGGAGACCGCCCTCGCCCTCTGCCATCACCGGTGGCAGGTGCGCGAGGCCGCCCTGCCGTTCGCCCCGGGGCGCCCCGCCCTGCTCCCGCTGCTGCTCCTCCGGTGCGCGGACGGCCGCTCCCCGGTACGGGAACGGGCCCGCCGGACGCTCGGCGCGGCCCTGGACGGGCCGGGCGCCGCCGGGCGCGCGGCGGAACTGGTCCCGCTGGCCGTACGGCTGACGCTCCGCCCGCACGGCGGGCCCGGTCTCGCGCTGGTCCTCACCGCCGCCGGTACGCTTCCCTCCTCGCTGCCCGACCGGTTGCTGGCGAGCCCCCGCCCGAGGGCCCGGCTGCTCGGCACCGGGCTCTGCCTGCACCAGGGCCTCCTGTCGCCCGCCCGGCTCACGGAACTGGTTCTCACCGCCGAGGACCGGGGCGTCCGCCGGCTCTGCACCGACGCGCTCCTCGCGCGTGTCTCCGCCGGTGATCAAGGCCGCCTCCTCGACCCGCTGCTCGCCGCGTCCTCGGCGGCGACCCGGTCCTCGGCGGTGGCCGCGCTGCACCGGGCGGGCCGGGGCCCGGAGGCGTACGACCGTCTCGCCGATCCCTCGGCCCGGGTGCGTTCGGCCGCCCGGCTGGTGCTGCGGCTGGAGGGCGCGGACCCCTGGGCGCCCTACCGGGAGCGGTGCGCGGACCCGGCCGCGCCGGGTCTGCCGCCGGGCGCGGTGTTCGGGCTGGCCGAATCCGGGGCGCCGGACGCGGCCGGTCTGCTGCGGCCGCTGACGCTCCACCCGGAGGGCCGGGTGCGCGCGGCGGCGCTGGCCGGGCTGCGCATGCTGGACGCGGTCTCCCCCGACGAGCTGATGGCCGCCATGGACGATCCCCACCCGCCGGTGGTGCGCACCGCCCGCAAGGCGCTGACGCCCTACGTCCTGCTCGTGCCCGAGGAGTGGCTGGCCTCGCTGGTGGACCCCGCCCGGCCGGTGCACGTCCGCCGGGCCGGGCTCCGGCTGCTGGGCGCGCACGGCCTCGGCCTGCGGAAGCGGGTGCTGGCGGGGATGGAGGAGGACGAGGACCCGGAGGTCGCCCACGAGGCGCAGCGCGCCCGGTACGAGCCGCTGCCGCCCGCCTGAGCCGATGCCCGTCCCGGCCGCGCGCTGACGGACGCCTGCCCGGACGCGTCCCCGGACGCCTCCGTGGTCCGTACGGAGCATCCCGGTGGAGCCGCGTCCCCGCCGCCCGTACGGTCCGGAGCATGCGCGGATCCCTGGTGACCCTTTCCGTCCTGCTGGCCCTGACCGGCTCCGCCGCGGCGGGGGCGCCCGCCGCCGCCGGCCGGACGGTGCCCGAGCGGCTGGCCGACACGGGCGGCGGGCGGCAGCTGATCGTCGCCGAGGCCCCGGCGGCCGGGTCCACCACCGGCACGGTCACCTGGTGGGAGCTGCGGCGCGGGCGGTGGGCTGAGGCGGGGTCCGCGCCGGCCAGGTTCGGGGCGGCGGGTCTGGCCGAGGGGCACACCCGGCGGCAGGGCACGAACACCACCCCGGCCGGCCTGTACGACCTCCCGTACGCCTTCGGTGTGCGGGCCGCTCCGGCCGGTACGGCGTATCCGTACCGCAGGGTGACGGACGGTTCGTGGTGGTGCCAGGACAACGGGGCACGCGACTACAACCGGTGGGTGGATCCGCTGCCGTCGGACTGCCGGGCCGCGGAGGCGGAACACCTGGTCACCTACACCACGCAGTACGCGCGGGCGCTGGTGATCGGCTTCAACTACGCGAAGCCGGTACGGGGCCGGGGCGCGGGGATCTTCCTGCACGTCGACGGCGAAGGGGCGACGGCCGGCTGCGTCTCGGTGCCGGCCGGGGCGATGGACCGCGTCCTGGCGTGGGCCGACCCGGCCGCGCACCCGCACATCGTCGTCGGCACCTCCACCGGGGAGTTGGCGGTCACCCGTTACTGACGTCCCCACAGCTCAAAGATCAAGCTAAGCCGACGAGCCCGGTCCGCGGGTGACGGACCGGGCTCGGGTGCGTGTGGCGCCGTGCGCGTCAGCGTTCGTTCTGCGCGAGCCGCAGCAGGTGGTCGGCGAGCGCCTGGCCGCCGGCCGCGTCACGGCTGATCAGCATCAGCGTGTCGTCCCCGGCGATGGTCCCGAGGACGTCGTGGAGTTCGGCCTGGTCGATGGCCGAGGCGAGGAACTGCGCGGCGCCCGGGGGCGTGCGCAGCACGACGAGGTTGGCCGAGGCCTCCGCGGAGATGAGCAGCTCCGAGGAGAGGCGGCGCATCCGCTCCTCCTTGGCGGAGCCGCCCAACGGTGCCTGCGGGGTGCGGAATCCGCCCTCGCTCGGCACCGCGTAGATGAGCTCCCCGCCGGTGTTGCGGATCTTGACCGCGCCCAGCTCGTCGAGGTCGCGGGAGAGCGTCGCCTGGGTGACGCTCAGCCCGTCGTCGGCGAGCAGCTTGGCCAGCTGGCTCTGCGAGCGCACCGGCTGCCGGTTCAGGATGTCCACGATCCGACGGTGGCGTGCCGTGCGGGTCTGCGGCACGGCAGGGCCTCCGTGGTCGGTGTCCTGCGCCTCGGTCATCGTCGTCGCCTCATTCTCCGGGTGCTCATGCTCCGGGTTCTCCGTCGCCCTTGCCCGGGTCCACCGTGTCCAGGGCCCCCCGCAGCGCGGCCAGGAAGGCGTCCACCTCCGCGTCGCCGATGATCAGCGGCGGCATCAGCCGTACGACATCCGGCGCGGGGGCGTTGACCAGAAGGCCCGCTTCCTGGGCCGCCTGCTGTACCTGCTGTGCGTGGGGGCCCGTGAGCACGATACCCAGCAGCAGGCCGGAGCCGCGGACGTGGTGGACGAGGGGGTGTCCGAGCCCCTCGACCTCGTCGCGGATGCGCTCGCCGAGCCGCTTCACGTTGTCGAGCGCGCCGTCCGCGGCCAGGGTGTCCAGCACGGCGAGGCCGGCCGCGCAGGCGATCGGGTTGCCGCCGAAGGTGGTGCCGTGGTGGCCCGGCTTCAGCAGGTCGGCCGCGGCGCCGAAGGCGACGGTCACGCCGAGCGGCAGTCCGCCGCCGATCCCCTTGGCGAGGGTGACGATGTCGGGCTCGACGTCCTCGTGGGCCTGGTACTCGAACCAGGTGCCGCACCGGCCGATGCCGGTCTGCACCTCGTCGAGGACGAGCAGGGTGCCGGTGGCCCGGGTGATCTCGCGGGCTGCGGTGAGGTAGCCCCTGGGCGGGACGACCACGCCGTTCTCGCCCTGGACGGGCTCGATGATCACGAGCGCGGTGTCCGTGGTGACGGCGGCCCGGAGTGCCTCGACGTCCCCGTAGGGCACGTGGGTGACCTCGGCGGGCAGCGGCAGGAACGGCTCCCGCTTCTTGGGCTGTCCGGTGAGGGCGAGCGCGCCCATGGTCCGGCCGTGGAAGCCGCCGGTGGTGGCCACCATGCCGGTCCGGCCGGTGAGCCGGCCGATCTTGAAGGCGGCTTCGTTGGCTTCGGCGCCGGAGTTGGCGAAGTAGACCCGTCCGCTCCGGCCGAAGAGCTGGAGCAGCCGCTCGGCGAGCGCGACCGGCGGTTCGGCGATGAAGAGGTTGGAGACGTGCCCGAGGGAGGCGATCTGCGTGGAGACGGCCTCGACGATCGCGGGGTGGGCGTGGCCCAGCGCGTTCACCGCGATACCGCCGACGAAGTCGAGGTACTCCTTGCCGTCGGCGTCCCAGACGCGGGCGCCCTCGCCCCGGACGAGGGGGATCTGCGGCGTGCCGTAGTTGTCCATCAGCGAACCGCTCCACCGCTGACCGAGTTCCGCGTTCGTCATGCTGACCCCTCCGTGCCGTCCTCGGCTGCCGTGTCCGCGTCGGGCACGACCATCGTGCCGACTCCCTCGTCCGTGAAGATCTCCAGCAGGATCGCGTGCTGGACCCGGCCGTCGATGACCCTGGCGGTCTCGACGCCGTTGCGTACCGCGTACAGGCAGCCCTGCATCTTCGGGACCATGCCGCTGGACAGCTCGGGCAGGAGCTTCTCCAGCTCGGTCGCGGTGATGCGGCTGATCACGTCGTCGCTGTGCGGCCAGTCCTCGTAGAGCCCTTCGACGTCGGTGAGGACCATCAGCGTCTCGGCGTTCAGCGCGGCGGCCAGGGCGGCCGCGGCGGTGTCGGCGTTGACGTTGTAGACGTGGTCGTCGTCGGCGGAGCGGGCGATCGAGGAGATGACCGGGATGCGGCCGTCCGCCAGCAGGGCCTCGATGGCCCCGGTGTCGATCTCGGTGATCTCGCCGACCCGGCCGATGTCGATGAGCTCGCCGTCGATGGTCGGGCGGTGCTGGACGGCGGTCATGGTGCGGGCGTCCTCGCCGGTCATGCCGACGGCGAGCGGCCCGTGCTGGTTGAGCAGGCCGACGAGCTCGCGCTGCACCTGTCCGGCCAGCACCATCCGTACGACGTCCATCGCCTCGGGCGTGGTGACCCGCAGTCCGGCCTTGAACTCGCTGACCAGGCCCTGCTTGTCGAGCTGGGCGTTGATCTGCGGGCCGCCGCCGTGCACGACGACGGGCTTGAGGCCTGCCTGCCGCAGGAAGACGACGTCCTGGGCGAAGGCGGCCTTCAGGTCCTCGTCGATCATGGCGTTGCCGCCGA from the Streptomyces sp. NBC_01335 genome contains:
- the argB gene encoding acetylglutamate kinase — encoded protein: MSTEKNPGKNTGKNTEKNPGKNAGKSTARKHTALPKAQILIEALPWLTRHNGRTVVIKFGGNAMIDEDLKAAFAQDVVFLRQAGLKPVVVHGGGPQINAQLDKQGLVSEFKAGLRVTTPEAMDVVRMVLAGQVQRELVGLLNQHGPLAVGMTGEDARTMTAVQHRPTIDGELIDIGRVGEITEIDTGAIEALLADGRIPVISSIARSADDDHVYNVNADTAAAALAAALNAETLMVLTDVEGLYEDWPHSDDVISRITATELEKLLPELSSGMVPKMQGCLYAVRNGVETARVIDGRVQHAILLEIFTDEGVGTMVVPDADTAAEDGTEGSA
- a CDS encoding acetylornithine transaminase produces the protein MTNAELGQRWSGSLMDNYGTPQIPLVRGEGARVWDADGKEYLDFVGGIAVNALGHAHPAIVEAVSTQIASLGHVSNLFIAEPPVALAERLLQLFGRSGRVYFANSGAEANEAAFKIGRLTGRTGMVATTGGFHGRTMGALALTGQPKKREPFLPLPAEVTHVPYGDVEALRAAVTTDTALVIIEPVQGENGVVVPPRGYLTAAREITRATGTLLVLDEVQTGIGRCGTWFEYQAHEDVEPDIVTLAKGIGGGLPLGVTVAFGAAADLLKPGHHGTTFGGNPIACAAGLAVLDTLAADGALDNVKRLGERIRDEVEGLGHPLVHHVRGSGLLLGIVLTGPHAQQVQQAAQEAGLLVNAPAPDVVRLMPPLIIGDAEVDAFLAALRGALDTVDPGKGDGEPGA
- a CDS encoding cytochrome P450; protein product: MTETVTTTATTPTPHPEFPMARASGCPFDPPPALREQRNGEPVSRVRLWDGSNPWLITRHDQVRALLGDPRISADPTRPGYPHRDAGAKARAETRQTFITMDDPGHARLRRMVTAPFAIKKVEAMRPAIQKIVDDLLDTMLAAPGPVDLVEAFALPLPSLVICELLGVPYDKHDFFQKHTKVLVRRNGDPQEVIAASEALIDYLQGLLADKLAEPGDDILSDLATKRVATGELTAREAAEMGSLLLAAGHETTANMIALGTVALLQHPDQLALLRDSDDPKLIAATVEELLRYLTIVHSGRLRVALEDIEVGGVTLRAGDGVICATDIANRDPELFADPDRLDLTRDARRHVAFGFGVHQCLGQPLARVELQVVYSTLYRRIPTLALAAGVDELRFKHDGVIYGVYELPVTW
- a CDS encoding arginine repressor, whose product is MTEAQDTDHGGPAVPQTRTARHRRIVDILNRQPVRSQSQLAKLLADDGLSVTQATLSRDLDELGAVKIRNTGGELIYAVPSEGGFRTPQAPLGGSAKEERMRRLSSELLISAEASANLVVLRTPPGAAQFLASAIDQAELHDVLGTIAGDDTLMLISRDAAGGQALADHLLRLAQNER
- a CDS encoding ferredoxin; the protein is MRVKVDQPKCVASGQCVLAAPAVFDQDDDGIVRILVDRPEAAHHEDVKESVAVCPAAAIWVEEEE
- a CDS encoding L,D-transpeptidase family protein; this encodes MRGSLVTLSVLLALTGSAAAGAPAAAGRTVPERLADTGGGRQLIVAEAPAAGSTTGTVTWWELRRGRWAEAGSAPARFGAAGLAEGHTRRQGTNTTPAGLYDLPYAFGVRAAPAGTAYPYRRVTDGSWWCQDNGARDYNRWVDPLPSDCRAAEAEHLVTYTTQYARALVIGFNYAKPVRGRGAGIFLHVDGEGATAGCVSVPAGAMDRVLAWADPAAHPHIVVGTSTGELAVTRY